The DNA window GTCAACAACAAGCTTGTAATTTCCTTTGAGTCCAACTATTACACCAAGCAACTCAAGTTCTGACTCAAAAGTAAGAATTTCATTACTATAAAACTCTTGATCAATGAAGGGTATGTCACTTAATAGCTTTGCATTTTTCCACTCCTGGTtatacaaaacagatccaactGGAGATCTAATACCGCAGGATGTCATTAGCCAACGCCCTTTTTTAACGCTGCAAATAAATTTTTCTGGAGATAGAAGTTTTTCCCTCAAAAACCTAATGAAATTGAGCATTGCAATCACATGGCTTCTAGTTAAAGCAGATGAAGCAgcaagagacatgagacgctcTCCTATAAATTCACATGCTTCTCCAAATTCAAACATGACTCCAATTGTTTTCAGCTCTTCCTTATACTTATAAATTTCGTCACCATAATAGCATCGATCAATTAATGGAATGTCCACAAGTACAGATCCATGCTGCATTAAGTTTCCCCAACTGGAGTTTCCCCTATCAGAGGTGAGTAAGAACGATTGTGATGGTGGTTTGTACCCAAGAGATCCATTCATGGTAATTTTCAGCCAGCTACCGTTCTTTATGCAAGTTAAAAACTTTTCTGGAATGACAGTTCCACTATACTTCAGGTGGCGAATCCATTGCAACAGCAAAAACGCATTCTGTTTAGTAAGTGGTGCAGTCACAGTAGAAATTCTAGCATCAGGAGGACATATGTTAGGAATATCAGCAGCACCAAGATGATCTTTCAGGAATTTTATAAGCTGGTTCTCAGTTGTTTTTTTACCAGCATAAAATCCAGGACGTGAGTAATCTTCTCCTAACTCTACATAGCCATCAGTTCTCCAGGGATTTGAACCAATCAACTTAACCCATTCACTTCCATTAGCAGGCACAAGAACTACACTCCATTTTGTTTTCACATGCCCATAGCTGTCAACTAGAGGCATAATACGACATAATTTAGTAACCTCTGACTCAGACAAATACTTGCAAGAGAAGCAGTTGTATAAGAAGTGAGTATAAGCAACGGCAAGTTTTCGTTCAGCTCCTATACGATTGCTGATTATAGTGGCATACTTGTACACACTGCAATTAGTAACTTCTAAATGCTTTACAAGCCACTCACACACAACCTGCGCTTTGGAACATGAACTGAGAGCTAGATGTGTACTTTGAGGCATAAAAAAACTATTTGCCACGCATCTGAATTCTCTGTTCCATTCAATTAACCAAGTAACATAATTCATTCTCTCTGCTATAAACAGAATGTAGCTGCCATTTGCTGACTCATTTATGCTGCCCAAACAAACACTCCCATCAGCGCCCACATATTTTATCAGTGGAATTTTCGTCATTTCAGTATTTTGAAACTTGACCTGCCAATTATCAGCAAGGAAAATAAGAAGATCCAGATATGTTTCCTCTAAGACTCCCATTACAAGATTAGAGCCCTGGATACACTTTGCATACCATTCATCGTTCACTGCTTTCACTCCCAGAAAATTCAGAATTTGATCATATTCTGATTCGTCAAATGAAGAACTCAGAATATAACAGCCATGGGATGAAAGATTATGCAAGCTCACTCCTTGTTTTCTTGCCTTCTTTAGTATATTCCAAAATTCAGGCATCAGTCGACCAACTTCACATGGTTTATAGAAGAACTTTTGCTCTGTGTACGACTCACTTGGGATAATATCCTCTGCAGCAAGTTTTGCTTTGATTGATTCCCTCACAGCATTCAACTTTGGATATGGAGAGCTGCTGACTGGCAGGAACTCAAACATACGAGGCAAAATAGAAACTGGTGCATCTTCTATAGTTTTGACTAGTGAGATTAATGCATTGACAAAAGCACAGGGCACACAATCAAGAATTCCTTGATTCCATGGGTTGTCCAATAGTATGGTTTCCCTAGACGATGCGAGAATAAAATCGGCTTGAATTATGAACGGAAAGTTTGTAATCATCTCGGTGGGAAGAAATGCATAAACCCCTGGTGATCTGGTTCCTCTTTGCAACCGATTTTTATTAGGAAAAGCCAAAGTGACAACCCAGTCTTCGACTTCTGTTCTTTTATCAACTTTGTTTTCCTGTTTGACAGGAAATTTCTGCTTCCACATATAGTAGCTGCATTCGTCACCACAGCTATCGCCACTTTCATCCATAGACAGATAAAGAGTGTAGGATTCAGCATCAATGTTCTTCCTTGTCATGAAATTGGTCTCTTTTGTAATAGCTATTGCATTCACAGTATTGAGTCTTGCATCCTCATTATCTTCCCTGACAGATAGGCGCTTAATCTTTGAAAGGAATAATAATACTTCTGGATGAATGCTGGAAAGTTGCTGCTTTACAGCTTTCATCTTGTCAGGCTTCAGAGGCAGAACCAAGGTTGTAGTAGGAACAGAGGAACGGGAACCATAAATTTGCTTAATGTCAGAAAGAGACGGACAATCCTCAACCCATTCAGGAACAATGTAGCCAAGCTTGCAGTCTGGACAAGGTTTCTCGTTGAACCTTATCTTATAGCCATTGCTGAAAATGTAAGGTTGTGCACTAATGAGAAACACACTCTTAAACCCAATTCCTGCATATCATGAACCGACAAGAAGGTCTATTAAGgcgatttttttttctgtttaacTAATGTACAGAGAAATTAATGTTGAATCCATAAAACTTTGAACTAATATGCAATAGGAAAAATAAAGAACATCTTCTCTAAATTCAAATAACAAAGAAGTCCATGGATAATCAAGATCTATAACACATGATTTATACCAAACAAAGCAGTTGAAACAAACTAAAGACAAATATTCATAGCTTGTCCATTTCTGTAGCAGATTATTGAAACTAAAACATAGATTGAGGTTCTTTTTTACCTTTTTCCCCAATATAACCGCGTTTTCGATTTCCTTTCTTTGTAGAATTACCAACATTGCAAATGGACTCGACATTCTTAGCAGTAAAACCCTTCTCGTTGTTGAAAATAAGCAAAGTGGCAGGTGCACCAGTAGCTGTTATATCACGAGAGGTTATGACAAACTCAAGTGAAGGATCAACACCTTCCGGATATTCATTATCTTCAGCATTCTGCACCAGAAAATTTTGAACAATCATAAAATTGCTCCTCTAACTACTGTTAACATAACTCATCACTATCAATTGAAAGATCAACATTCAAGTATTCAACAGTATTCATACATGCATGtttcttaaatttttcaatCACCGCATCGATTTTAAGCAGGAGTCCAAAATTAATTCCAAAAAATGCcataagaaaatcaaaaacaaCGTACCGCTTATTATATAGGTAGAGTAAACATTTCATTCAATCAACTTGTTCTGTTTCGGAAATATTTCGACATTTGATGTTTCACACacaaaacttaatttttttatgtagaaaaccttaaaatagcACCGTTTTACCGCGTCTGTATCCATGTGTGCCATTTTCTCGTGTCCGTACTACCTAGCTTATTATTATTGACTAAAACTAAAACTATTTGTTATCCAGCATTTTCTCGagaaacaaacaaagaaaagaaaaatacctGGACAAGCTCCATGAGAAAGTGAACGTCCTTAGCGTAGAGTTCAGCAGAAAGATATTCAACAGCCTTGTCAAGCATGCAAGCCAATGGATTTTCATCTCCGCCGATAGAAAACCTTGTTTTCCTGAGATTCTCAATGTGATTTCTTGGAGTATCACTGTGACTCGCCATTgcaaaaccaaaatcaaacacaGACAGAGTGACGGAAAGCGTGCCGAGTAGAAAAGATACGAAAAATTTTGAGTGAGTGACGAGTGGAAAAGTTACAGTCATGTACTGAGAGACAACTTCATGGGGAAGTTAGGGgtcaatttcaatttcagtcCCCCAACTATCTTTCTCTTTCACTATAATGTCTAAActttaattagtaactcctCCTCCGTTTTTTTCGTTGTCACTTTCGAATAAATTATTACTCCACGACTATTTGCCATATCTTTTATAGCTTCACTAACGAAACTTTAAACTCTTTCATTTCTACGACCAACcgacataattttatttattaacttCATTAGTGGAGAATTAAActttgaaaattgaaattgatttaGCAGAGTGGTTTATTAAGTAGgacaaatttgaaatataattataaaaattacctAAAAATCTTAAACTTACAaccatatataaataaatttatttttaagcgACAATCTATTAAAAcagaaaaattatattatctCAACGTTTGTTCCTACCGTCAATTTTcaacaaatttattaaaatatattgattttatGATGTGCATGGctatatgataataataataagttttATTTCAGAAATCTCCATAACATACAAATAGcgacaaattttatataaacatcGATAATAAATCAACACTCgtcataaatttaatttctaaaaatatagtaaaagtgAGGGAAAAAAAAGAGTTGAGGGACTGTCTATAAAATTTACACAAAAGTTAACTATTTAACAACTTGGTAAAGAAGTAGTATTAGAAAACAGGAAAAAAGGAAGGGTCGTTATTGgttgaagaaaagaaaaaggaaatttCAAGGGTTGACGTTGACGCAGATTCAGGAAAAAGGAAGtgattttaatgaaaaaaattagctAGACCATATccatgttttaattttaaattcaatttaatcaaatattataaaattctacgttttccttattttttttatttataaatctgCTATGAAAATATTCATTTTTGGACTCATTTAAGAATATTTCAATTAGTATACCTGCAAAATATTTAGCTCGGTCTCTTGAGAAATCAAATTATCATCATTAAAGAAATGGATCTGCAGCCTCTTTTTCCATATAAAACATACCTCAATAGatagaaatttgaataaaattgtgattatttttttcaacaacaaaaaatccCCTATCGTAAAAAATTTCCAAATACTATTATTCAAGAAATAAATACTCAACCATTTATTTCTG is part of the Mercurialis annua linkage group LG3, ddMerAnnu1.2, whole genome shotgun sequence genome and encodes:
- the LOC126673388 gene encoding uncharacterized protein LOC126673388; amino-acid sequence: MTVTFPLVTHSKFFVSFLLGTLSVTLSVFDFGFAMASHSDTPRNHIENLRKTRFSIGGDENPLACMLDKAVEYLSAELYAKDVHFLMELVQNAEDNEYPEGVDPSLEFVITSRDITATGAPATLLIFNNEKGFTAKNVESICNVGNSTKKGNRKRGYIGEKGIGFKSVFLISAQPYIFSNGYKIRFNEKPCPDCKLGYIVPEWVEDCPSLSDIKQIYGSRSSVPTTTLVLPLKPDKMKAVKQQLSSIHPEVLLFLSKIKRLSVREDNEDARLNTVNAIAITKETNFMTRKNIDAESYTLYLSMDESGDSCGDECSYYMWKQKFPVKQENKVDKRTEVEDWVVTLAFPNKNRLQRGTRSPGVYAFLPTEMITNFPFIIQADFILASSRETILLDNPWNQGILDCVPCAFVNALISLVKTIEDAPVSILPRMFEFLPVSSSPYPKLNAVRESIKAKLAAEDIIPSESYTEQKFFYKPCEVGRLMPEFWNILKKARKQGVSLHNLSSHGCYILSSSFDESEYDQILNFLGVKAVNDEWYAKCIQGSNLVMGVLEETYLDLLIFLADNWQVKFQNTEMTKIPLIKYVGADGSVCLGSINESANGSYILFIAERMNYVTWLIEWNREFRCVANSFFMPQSTHLALSSCSKAQVVCEWLVKHLEVTNCSVYKYATIISNRIGAERKLAVAYTHFLYNCFSCKYLSESEVTKLCRIMPLVDSYGHVKTKWSVVLVPANGSEWVKLIGSNPWRTDGYVELGEDYSRPGFYAGKKTTENQLIKFLKDHLGAADIPNICPPDARISTVTAPLTKQNAFLLLQWIRHLKYSGTVIPEKFLTCIKNGSWLKITMNGSLGYKPPSQSFLLTSDRGNSSWGNLMQHGSVLVDIPLIDRCYYGDEIYKYKEELKTIGVMFEFGEACEFIGERLMSLAASSALTRSHVIAMLNFIRFLREKLLSPEKFICSVKKGRWLMTSCGIRSPVGSVLYNQEWKNAKLLSDIPFIDQEFYSNEILTFESELELLGVIVGLKGNYKLVVDFLKSPSAFNCLTAEALYLVLDCMKLHADSSCKLVNSCKGTKCLKTKLGYKSPGDCFLLDPEWGHLLAVFGDSPVIDQNFYGRNITTYKKELKQLGVMIEFEEAVKVFVLTFKKRASFSSITKNNVFSFLSSYRQLNGSSHKLPSELKKCIREEKWLKTRLGDYKSPKDCILFEPDWKSIADITLLPFIDDGDSCYGKDIHEFKKELKCLGVVVDRKDGLEFVVDGLCFPQDPNRITRKSVLSLLIFIRLFLENNSSLPYGFLKKASRKWLKTNTGYVAPDKCCLFDSKWHVKQTDGPFIDDVFYGQNISSYKKELGAIGVIIDSVKGCSLLATHLNSHSEFGTILRIYEFLIEHKWEPEDKEAGLIWIPSGNEEGNWSDSGVCVLHDRDNLFGSELNVLDKHYSSKFLNFFSSKFGVKSNPSANDYCKLWKTWEDTGHELTHAECCAFWGWVMKQKSSKLEKILATDLKKLPVLSGSGKISLLDKRDVFIADDLQLKDLFNKSSLRPIFVWYPQPSVPSVVQGMLLELYRRIGVRTISESVQIEKLSLEDGMELKQVSADDSFIGKELVRVILGFLADPALNLEAKTRHEAVNGLIHLTVLETTMPIHVYYTLSLSSHEIVNARASRMLRWDKESCKLFAQKLHSTGRQKNVIEYATNFSNVIAEGVLWEKEDKIYALSELIKLAFVLNFDEEAVEFLMKSKNLQIFMEDEEFLSATFPSGQTSMVVASTGWIIARFNIQQILYSSCSSLRLRSCHRRRRHLRRFDWKWFLHWLFRDCHIFFWRYLLFL